Proteins encoded by one window of Salvia splendens isolate huo1 chromosome 14, SspV2, whole genome shotgun sequence:
- the LOC121763253 gene encoding receptor-like protein 7 isoform X2, whose product MVSMMPFQKVPSEISSLTRLASLDISNEFGNTLSLEHPNLEMLVQNLTELRELYLDGVNITSSDERRKWSHIELSHLPNLTSLSMAGCSLYGPLPTSFWQLHSLSILRLDRNNLSAVALDDLFTNFPSLTTLTLRECSLKCSIPSTFGNLTELIHVDLSYNSLIGSLPSTLFEGLSNLVYINLWRNSFSGNIPQSLFALPSLLYLFLGYNQFNGTFQLDNFQSLPNLTSLDLSGNSLSVDTGNVNSSSYGGLKLKGLGLNSCNLSSFPDFVKHNMDLKYLDLSNNSIAGEVPSWVWGKRLGYLNLSFNLLTNLQKPYHIPASLESISLESNQIKGELQLSIPLDSQLWSLSLANNSFGGSIPISFCNATNLQNLDMSRNKLSGSIPRCLLENISDLDLSRNNISGNIPDTFPMVCSLYYLDLNNNALEGKIPKSIGSCMNLGYMNVGNNMINDTFPCMLPSTLLVLVLHSNRFHGDLRCNKNWPSLKILDVSSNHFSGSLESIDFSSWTSMMRGYLDGEFERKLDVALIMKGQMVELYKIWEDFSTIDLSSNSFYGKLPNAIGDLTSLHQLNLSHNALDGSIPKSFGRLSNLESLDLSVNQLAGQIPEELGGLTFLSVLNLSYNKFVGAIPIGRQIQTFTADSFEGNSGLCGFPLSINCSNTNVPPPGYNETGEERKEIEWEYVCAAVGYVVGVGSIVWLLLFCRGFREKYFGKIEEVVEGMFIARDMRRRRARRAAAAMNRVIRRQ is encoded by the exons ATGGTTTCAATGATGCCATTCCAAAAG GTTCCTTCTGAAATTTCATCCTTGACGAGATTGGCTAGTCTCGATATCTCCAACGAGTTTGGCAATACTCTTAGCCTTGAGCACCCAAATTTGGAGATGCTTGTCCAAAATCTAACAGAGCTTAGAGAGCTCTATCTTGATGGTGTCAATATCACTTCTTCAGATGAAAGGCGAAAATGGAGCCACATTGAATTATCACATTTACCCAACCTCACCTCTTTGAGCATGGCTGGTTGTAGTCTTTATGGCCCTTTGCCTACATCCTTTTGGCAACTTCATTCCCTTTCTATTCTTCGACTGGATCGTAACAATCTTTCAGCAGTAGCACTTGATGACCTTTTCACCAATTTTCCAAGTCTGACCACCTTGACTCTTCGTGAATGCAGTTTGAAGTGTTCTATACCATCCACCTTTGGTAATCTAACCGAGCTGATTCATGTCGATTTGTCATATAACTCGTTGATAGGCTCACTTCCTTCTACTTTGTTTGAAGGTCTTTCCAATCTCGTTTATATAAATTTGTGGAGAAATTCATTCTCTGGTAACATTCCCCAATCTCTTTTTGCACTCCCATCATTGTTGTATCTTTTTCTTGGTTACAACCAATTTAATGGCACTTTTCAACTCGACAACTTTCAAAGCCTTCCCAATCTCACTTCACTCGATCTATCCGGCAATAGCTTGTCAGTAGATACTGGCAACGTCAATTCGAGTTCATATGGAGGTCTCAAATTAAAAGGGTTGGGCCTAAATTCATGTAACTTGTCCAGTTTTCCTGATTTCGTCAAACATAATATGGATCTAAAGTATTTGGATCTCTCAAACAATAGTATTGCGGGGGAAGTACCTAGTTGGGTTTGGGGAAAACGACTTGGATATTTGAACTTGTCGTTCAATCTTCTGACGAATCTGCAAAAGCCTTACCATATACCTGCTTCTCTTGAATCTATAAGCTTAGAATCTAACCAGATTAAGGGCGAGTTGCAGCTGTCCATTCCACTTGATTCTCAGCTTTGGTCCTTGTCTCTTgctaataatagttttggtggATCAATTCCAATCTCCTTCTGCAATGCTACAAACCTCCAAAATCTTGACATGTCTAGAAATAAATTAAGTGGCAGCATACCCCGTTGCCTACTTGAAAACATTAGTGACCTTGATCTGAGTCGAAACAACATCAGCGGTAACATTCCAGATACTTTTCCAATGGTTTGTAGCCTATATTATTTGGATCTTAATAATAATGCTTTAGAGGGGAAGATCCCAAAGTCCATCGGAAGTTGTATGAATTTGGGGTACATGAATGTTGGGAACAACATGATCAACGACACTTTCCCATGCATGCTACCATCGACCTTGCTTGTTCTTGTTTTGCACTCCAACAGATTCCATGGGGATTTAAGATGTAACAAAAATTGGCCAAGTCTTAAAATTCTTGATGTATCATCGAATCATTTTAGTGGAAGTCTTGAATCAATCGACTTCTCTAGTTGGACGTCTATGATGCGTGGATATCTCGATGGCGAATTTGAACGAAAGCTTGACGTGGCATTAATCATGAAAGGGCAAATGGTGGAGCTTTACAAGATTTGGGAAGATTTTAGTACCATTGATTTGTCTTCCAATAGTTTCTACGGAAAGTTACCAAATGCAATTGGTGATCTTACCTCACTTCATCAACTCAACCTCTCCCACAATGCCCTTGATGGAAGCATCCCAAAATCTTTTGGTAGGTTGAGTAATCTCGAATCACTCGACCTCTCTGTAAACCAACTTGCAGGTCAGATCCCAGAGGAGCTTGGAGGTCTCACATTCCTTTCCGTCTTGAATCTCTCCTACAATAAGTTTGTTGGAGCAATCCCAATAGGGCGGCAAATTCAAACATTCACGGCTGATTCATTTGAAGGAAATTCAGGGCTGTGTGGTTTTCCTCTCAGCATAAACTGCAGTAATACTAATGTACCACCACCGGGATATAATGAAACGGGGGAAGAGAGGAAGGAGATAGAGTGGGAATACGTGTGTGCTGCAGTAGGATACGTTGTGGGAGTAGGAAGCATCGTGTGGCTACTTTTATTCTGTCGAGGCTTCAGAGAGAAATACTTTGGTAAAATAGAAGAGGTTGTTGAAGGCATGTTCATTGCTAGAGACATGAGAAGAAGACGTGCGAGAAGAGCCGCAGCAGCAATGAATCGAGTCATCAGGAGGCAGTAG
- the LOC121763253 gene encoding receptor-like protein 7 isoform X1, translating into MLSNLLLLICILTSSSIFTTHSYNNKCLRHQETLLLQLKHELIFFPSSSTKLVRWNESAECCLWHGVECDASGHVVSLQLDEEDISGVIGDLSSLFRFKYLKKLNLAYNGFNDAIPKGIGNLTCLTHLNLSHAGFVGQVPSEISSLTRLASLDISNEFGNTLSLEHPNLEMLVQNLTELRELYLDGVNITSSDERRKWSHIELSHLPNLTSLSMAGCSLYGPLPTSFWQLHSLSILRLDRNNLSAVALDDLFTNFPSLTTLTLRECSLKCSIPSTFGNLTELIHVDLSYNSLIGSLPSTLFEGLSNLVYINLWRNSFSGNIPQSLFALPSLLYLFLGYNQFNGTFQLDNFQSLPNLTSLDLSGNSLSVDTGNVNSSSYGGLKLKGLGLNSCNLSSFPDFVKHNMDLKYLDLSNNSIAGEVPSWVWGKRLGYLNLSFNLLTNLQKPYHIPASLESISLESNQIKGELQLSIPLDSQLWSLSLANNSFGGSIPISFCNATNLQNLDMSRNKLSGSIPRCLLENISDLDLSRNNISGNIPDTFPMVCSLYYLDLNNNALEGKIPKSIGSCMNLGYMNVGNNMINDTFPCMLPSTLLVLVLHSNRFHGDLRCNKNWPSLKILDVSSNHFSGSLESIDFSSWTSMMRGYLDGEFERKLDVALIMKGQMVELYKIWEDFSTIDLSSNSFYGKLPNAIGDLTSLHQLNLSHNALDGSIPKSFGRLSNLESLDLSVNQLAGQIPEELGGLTFLSVLNLSYNKFVGAIPIGRQIQTFTADSFEGNSGLCGFPLSINCSNTNVPPPGYNETGEERKEIEWEYVCAAVGYVVGVGSIVWLLLFCRGFREKYFGKIEEVVEGMFIARDMRRRRARRAAAAMNRVIRRQ; encoded by the coding sequence ATGCTTTCAAACTTGTTGTTGCTCATTTGTATACTAACTTCGTCCTCCATTTTCACTACCCATTCTTATAATAACAAATGCCTTCGTCATCAGGAAACCTTGTTGCTTCAACTCAAGCATGAGTTGATCTTCTTTCCCTCTAGTTCAACAAAACTGGTGCGATGGAATGAAAGTGCTGAGTGTTGCCTGTGGCATGGTGTGGAATGTGATGCTTCTGGCCACGTCGTTAGTTTGCAGCTCGATGAAGAGGACATTTCCGGTGTAATTGGGGATTTGTCGAGTCTCTTCAGATTTAAATATCTGAAGAAGCTTAACCTCGCCTACAATGGTTTCAATGATGCCATTCCAAAAGGTATAGGCAATCTGACTTGTTTGACACATTTGAATTTGTCACATGCTGGTTTTGTTGGGCAGGTTCCTTCTGAAATTTCATCCTTGACGAGATTGGCTAGTCTCGATATCTCCAACGAGTTTGGCAATACTCTTAGCCTTGAGCACCCAAATTTGGAGATGCTTGTCCAAAATCTAACAGAGCTTAGAGAGCTCTATCTTGATGGTGTCAATATCACTTCTTCAGATGAAAGGCGAAAATGGAGCCACATTGAATTATCACATTTACCCAACCTCACCTCTTTGAGCATGGCTGGTTGTAGTCTTTATGGCCCTTTGCCTACATCCTTTTGGCAACTTCATTCCCTTTCTATTCTTCGACTGGATCGTAACAATCTTTCAGCAGTAGCACTTGATGACCTTTTCACCAATTTTCCAAGTCTGACCACCTTGACTCTTCGTGAATGCAGTTTGAAGTGTTCTATACCATCCACCTTTGGTAATCTAACCGAGCTGATTCATGTCGATTTGTCATATAACTCGTTGATAGGCTCACTTCCTTCTACTTTGTTTGAAGGTCTTTCCAATCTCGTTTATATAAATTTGTGGAGAAATTCATTCTCTGGTAACATTCCCCAATCTCTTTTTGCACTCCCATCATTGTTGTATCTTTTTCTTGGTTACAACCAATTTAATGGCACTTTTCAACTCGACAACTTTCAAAGCCTTCCCAATCTCACTTCACTCGATCTATCCGGCAATAGCTTGTCAGTAGATACTGGCAACGTCAATTCGAGTTCATATGGAGGTCTCAAATTAAAAGGGTTGGGCCTAAATTCATGTAACTTGTCCAGTTTTCCTGATTTCGTCAAACATAATATGGATCTAAAGTATTTGGATCTCTCAAACAATAGTATTGCGGGGGAAGTACCTAGTTGGGTTTGGGGAAAACGACTTGGATATTTGAACTTGTCGTTCAATCTTCTGACGAATCTGCAAAAGCCTTACCATATACCTGCTTCTCTTGAATCTATAAGCTTAGAATCTAACCAGATTAAGGGCGAGTTGCAGCTGTCCATTCCACTTGATTCTCAGCTTTGGTCCTTGTCTCTTgctaataatagttttggtggATCAATTCCAATCTCCTTCTGCAATGCTACAAACCTCCAAAATCTTGACATGTCTAGAAATAAATTAAGTGGCAGCATACCCCGTTGCCTACTTGAAAACATTAGTGACCTTGATCTGAGTCGAAACAACATCAGCGGTAACATTCCAGATACTTTTCCAATGGTTTGTAGCCTATATTATTTGGATCTTAATAATAATGCTTTAGAGGGGAAGATCCCAAAGTCCATCGGAAGTTGTATGAATTTGGGGTACATGAATGTTGGGAACAACATGATCAACGACACTTTCCCATGCATGCTACCATCGACCTTGCTTGTTCTTGTTTTGCACTCCAACAGATTCCATGGGGATTTAAGATGTAACAAAAATTGGCCAAGTCTTAAAATTCTTGATGTATCATCGAATCATTTTAGTGGAAGTCTTGAATCAATCGACTTCTCTAGTTGGACGTCTATGATGCGTGGATATCTCGATGGCGAATTTGAACGAAAGCTTGACGTGGCATTAATCATGAAAGGGCAAATGGTGGAGCTTTACAAGATTTGGGAAGATTTTAGTACCATTGATTTGTCTTCCAATAGTTTCTACGGAAAGTTACCAAATGCAATTGGTGATCTTACCTCACTTCATCAACTCAACCTCTCCCACAATGCCCTTGATGGAAGCATCCCAAAATCTTTTGGTAGGTTGAGTAATCTCGAATCACTCGACCTCTCTGTAAACCAACTTGCAGGTCAGATCCCAGAGGAGCTTGGAGGTCTCACATTCCTTTCCGTCTTGAATCTCTCCTACAATAAGTTTGTTGGAGCAATCCCAATAGGGCGGCAAATTCAAACATTCACGGCTGATTCATTTGAAGGAAATTCAGGGCTGTGTGGTTTTCCTCTCAGCATAAACTGCAGTAATACTAATGTACCACCACCGGGATATAATGAAACGGGGGAAGAGAGGAAGGAGATAGAGTGGGAATACGTGTGTGCTGCAGTAGGATACGTTGTGGGAGTAGGAAGCATCGTGTGGCTACTTTTATTCTGTCGAGGCTTCAGAGAGAAATACTTTGGTAAAATAGAAGAGGTTGTTGAAGGCATGTTCATTGCTAGAGACATGAGAAGAAGACGTGCGAGAAGAGCCGCAGCAGCAATGAATCGAGTCATCAGGAGGCAGTAG